A genomic region of Globicephala melas chromosome 9, mGloMel1.2, whole genome shotgun sequence contains the following coding sequences:
- the PKD1L1 gene encoding polycystin-1-like protein 1, with amino-acid sequence MAAASARHSFGGPRSLDGWWDWSLTTMLEGLYWGGLSTASMPGAQEGVHLALGGKHHLLGHLVIKQLKGARPTLKCASDSSDWWFRPHLPSAFSELVEDSFPTCGPKDGGPETPSVIDPEIQRVAPGGPRGSQEESSAWAAQALTGPRASGWIDHSTRAVSMHFTLYNPPTQLFSSVSLSAEMLPTGGLTLSSLLESVTIFCSDSAPLYHILLPELVFLVLNLTHLCFQFSGMIGILLSK; translated from the exons ATGGCTGCTGC AAGTGCGAGGCACTCCTTCGGTGGCCCGAGAAGCTTGGATGGCTGGTGGGACTGGAGCCTGACCACGATGCTGGAAGGCCTGTACTGGGGAGGCCTCTCCACAGCCAGCATGCCAGGTGCTCAGGAGGGCGTCCATCT AGCTCTTGGAGGAAAGCACCACCTCCTAGGCCATTTGGTCATTAAACAGCTGAAAG GTGCAAGGCCGACTTTGAAATGTGCATCTGATTCTTCTGATTGGTGGTTTCGTCCTCATCTTCCCAGCGCATTTTCAGAGCTTGTGGAAGACTCTTTCCCTACATGTGGCCCCAAAGATGGAGGCCCTGAAACCCCCTCTGTGATAGACCCAGAGATCCAAAGAGTGGCCCCAGGTGGCCCCAGGGGCTCCCAGGAGGAGAGCTCAGCCTGGGCAGCACAAG CCCTGACCGGCCCCAGGGCCAGTGGTTGGATTGACCACAGCACCAGGGCTGTGTCCATGCACTTTACCCTCTACAACCCTCCAACCCAGCTCTTCTCAAGCGTGTCCCTGAGCGCTGAGATGCTCCCCACTGGGGGTCTcaccctctcctccctgctggaGTCAGTCACCATCTTCTGCAGTGACTCAGCCCCACTGTACCACATCCTGCTTCCAGAG CTGGTCTTCCTGGTGCTCAACCTGACTCACCTCTGTTTCCAATTCTCTGGCATGATCGGGATTTTGCTCTCCAAG